The Cyclopterus lumpus isolate fCycLum1 chromosome 6, fCycLum1.pri, whole genome shotgun sequence genome contains a region encoding:
- the rapsn gene encoding 43 kDa receptor-associated protein of the synapse isoform X2: protein MNIFMRRLAPEMGQDQTKQQIEKGLRLYQSNQTDKALHVWTKVLEKTSDPGGKFRVLGCLITAHSEMGKYKDMLKYALDQIDTAREMEDPDYLTEGYLNLARSNEKLCDFQKTVSYCKTCLNMQGTTVSLQLNGQVCLSMGNAFLGLSVFQKALESYEKALRYAHNNDDKMLECRVCCSLGNIYVHLKDYEKALFFPCKAAELVNDYGKGWSLKYRAMSQYHMSVAYRKLERLPDAMECCEESMKIALQHSDRPLQALCLLNFADIHRCRRDADLCSLKVHCLSEGIHRTRGQQEELREQVVKFLQCVEELELYCGMCGESIGDRDQKLQALPCSHIFHLKCLQTNGTKGCPKCFKSSMKPGFV, encoded by the exons ATGAATATTTTTATGAGGCGCCTTGCACCAGAGATGGGCCAGGACCAAACCAAGCAGCAGATAGAGAAGGGCCTGAGGTTGTATCAGTCCAATCAGACAGACAAAGCCCTGCATGTCTGGACTAAAGTGCTGGAGAAGACCTCAGATCCTGGAGGGAAGTTTCGGGTGTTAGGCTGCCTGATAACGGCTCACTCAGAAATGGGAAAATATAAAGATATGCTCAAG TACGCTCTAGATCAAATTGACACAGCCAGAGAAATGGAGGACCCAGACTACCTGACAGAAGGCTACCTGAACTTGGCGCGCAGTAATGAGAAGCTGTGCGACTTCCAGAAAACGGTGTCCTACTGTAAGACATGCTTAAACATGCAGGGCACCACCGTCAGCCTGCAGCTCAACGGCCAGGTATGCCTGAGCATGGGCAACGCCTTCCTGGGCCTCAGTGTCTTCCAGAAAGCTCTGGAGAGCTACGAGAAGGCCCTGCGCTATGCACACAACAACGATGACAAGATGCTGGAGTGCAGAGTCTGCTGCAGTCTGGGAAACATTTATGTCCACCTTAAG GACTATGAGAAAGCCCTGTTCTTCCCATGTAAAGCAGCTGAGCTTGTCAATGACTACGGCAAGGGTTGGAGCCTCAAGTATCGAGCCATGAGCCAGTACCACATGTCTGTCGCCTACAGGAAACTCGAGCGCCTGCCAGACGCCATGGAGTGCTGTGAG GAATCAATGAAGATTGCTCTGCAGCACAGTGACCGTCCTCTGCAGGCTCTGTGCTTACTAAACTTTGCAGACATACACCGCTGCAGACGTGACGCTGAT CTGTGTTCGCTGAAGGTGCACTGCCTGAGTGAAGGGATTCATCGAACCcgggggcagcaggaggagctcaGGGAGCAGGTGGTGAAGTTCCTGCAGTGTGTCGAGGAGCTGGAGCTCTACTGCGGCATGTGTGGAGAGTCCATCGGGGACAGGGACCAAAAACTGCAGGCCTTACCCTGTTCCCACATTTTCCATCTCAA GTGTCTGCAGACAAACGGCACGAAGGGTTGTCCCAAATGTTTCAAGTCCTCAATGAAGCCTGGATTTGTGTGA
- the rapsn gene encoding 43 kDa receptor-associated protein of the synapse isoform X1, with amino-acid sequence MNIFMRRLAPEMGQDQTKQQIEKGLRLYQSNQTDKALHVWTKVLEKTSDPGGKFRVLGCLITAHSEMGKYKDMLKYALDQIDTAREMEDPDYLTEGYLNLARSNEKLCDFQKTVSYCKTCLNMQGTTVSLQLNGQVCLSMGNAFLGLSVFQKALESYEKALRYAHNNDDKMLECRVCCSLGNIYVHLKDYEKALFFPCKAAELVNDYGKGWSLKYRAMSQYHMSVAYRKLERLPDAMECCEESMKIALQHSDRPLQALCLLNFADIHRCRRDADKAFPRYESALSIMTEIGNRLGQSHVYLGVAKCWLLQKEFDKALDSLQRAQELADGMGNKLCSLKVHCLSEGIHRTRGQQEELREQVVKFLQCVEELELYCGMCGESIGDRDQKLQALPCSHIFHLKCLQTNGTKGCPKCFKSSMKPGFV; translated from the exons ATGAATATTTTTATGAGGCGCCTTGCACCAGAGATGGGCCAGGACCAAACCAAGCAGCAGATAGAGAAGGGCCTGAGGTTGTATCAGTCCAATCAGACAGACAAAGCCCTGCATGTCTGGACTAAAGTGCTGGAGAAGACCTCAGATCCTGGAGGGAAGTTTCGGGTGTTAGGCTGCCTGATAACGGCTCACTCAGAAATGGGAAAATATAAAGATATGCTCAAG TACGCTCTAGATCAAATTGACACAGCCAGAGAAATGGAGGACCCAGACTACCTGACAGAAGGCTACCTGAACTTGGCGCGCAGTAATGAGAAGCTGTGCGACTTCCAGAAAACGGTGTCCTACTGTAAGACATGCTTAAACATGCAGGGCACCACCGTCAGCCTGCAGCTCAACGGCCAGGTATGCCTGAGCATGGGCAACGCCTTCCTGGGCCTCAGTGTCTTCCAGAAAGCTCTGGAGAGCTACGAGAAGGCCCTGCGCTATGCACACAACAACGATGACAAGATGCTGGAGTGCAGAGTCTGCTGCAGTCTGGGAAACATTTATGTCCACCTTAAG GACTATGAGAAAGCCCTGTTCTTCCCATGTAAAGCAGCTGAGCTTGTCAATGACTACGGCAAGGGTTGGAGCCTCAAGTATCGAGCCATGAGCCAGTACCACATGTCTGTCGCCTACAGGAAACTCGAGCGCCTGCCAGACGCCATGGAGTGCTGTGAG GAATCAATGAAGATTGCTCTGCAGCACAGTGACCGTCCTCTGCAGGCTCTGTGCTTACTAAACTTTGCAGACATACACCGCTGCAGACGTGACGCTGAT aAAGCATTCCCTCGCTACGAGTCTGCACTGAGTATCATGACCGAGATTGGAAACCGTCTCGGACAATCACACGTCTACCTGGGAGTTGCAAAGTGTTGGCTTCTGCAGAAAGAATTTGACAAG GCTCTTGATTCTTTGCAGCGAGCACAGGAATTGGCAGATGGGATGGGAAACAAG CTGTGTTCGCTGAAGGTGCACTGCCTGAGTGAAGGGATTCATCGAACCcgggggcagcaggaggagctcaGGGAGCAGGTGGTGAAGTTCCTGCAGTGTGTCGAGGAGCTGGAGCTCTACTGCGGCATGTGTGGAGAGTCCATCGGGGACAGGGACCAAAAACTGCAGGCCTTACCCTGTTCCCACATTTTCCATCTCAA GTGTCTGCAGACAAACGGCACGAAGGGTTGTCCCAAATGTTTCAAGTCCTCAATGAAGCCTGGATTTGTGTGA
- the kbtbd4 gene encoding kelch repeat and BTB domain-containing protein 4, with protein sequence MESSEEGGLSVGGSVGEENYFLGYTFTDRSHSSRVVKSIMDLCLEDGLFADVVVTVDSKEFNLHRLVLSAQSSFFRSMFTSNLKESHNRSIELKDVSATVFQLLIDYIYHGTIKLRVEELQDTYEMADMYQLTALFEECSRFLSRTVEVKNCLQVMWLADRHSDQELYTAAKHCAKIHLAQLHQTEEFLNMPLCLLLDIIKDGVPSSQNPTVAIELWINHNKVEREEFSCILQENLKEIGENVHIYLIGKEEARTHSLAVSLHCDEDDAISVSGQNSLCHQITAACKHGGDLYVVGGSIPRRMWKCNMHTMDWERCAPLPRDRLHHTMVSVSTEDAIYSLGGKTLQDTLSNAVIYYTVKDNMWTETSQLDTAVSGAAGVNLGGTIYLLGGEENDMDFFTKPSRLIQCFDTASQKCTIKPYMLPFAGCMHAAVHMDVIFIVAEGDSLVCYNPLLESFTRLRFPAVWSCVPSLWKIASCNGCIYVFRDKCKKGDANTLKFNPATSVVSVIRGIKILLTNWQFVLA encoded by the exons ATGGAATCCAGCGAGGAGGGGGGCCTCAGTGTCGGGGGCTCTGTGGGAGAAGAGAACTACTTCCTGGGATACACCTTCACTGATCGCTCCCACTCCAGCCGGGTGGTGAAGAGCATCATGGACCTGTGTCTGGAGGACGGCCTGTTCGCTgatgtcgtcgtcaccgtggaTAGCAAAGAGTTTAACCTGCACCGGCTGGTGCTTTCGGCTCAGAGCAGTTTCTTCCGCTCCATGTTCACCTCCAACCTCAAAGAGTCCCACAACCGCTCTATTGAACTGAAGGATGTCAGTGCCACTGTCTTCCAGCTGCTGATTGACTACATCTATCACGGCACTATTAAattgagggtggaggagcttcaggacACCTATGAGATGGCAGATATGTACCAGCTCACTGCACTGTTTGAGGAATGTTCCCGCTTCCTCTCACGGACGGTAGAGGTGAAGAACTGCCTGCAG GTGATGTGGcttgcagacagacacagtgacCAGGAGTTGTATACTGCAGCAAAGCATTGTGCTAAAATCCACCTGGCGCAGCTGCATCAAACTGAGGAATTTCTTAATatgcctctctgtctgctcctgGACATCATCAAAG ATGGAGTTCCGAGCTCCCAGAATCCAACAGTAGCCATCGAGTTGTGGATAAATCACAACAAGGTGGAGCGAGAGGAGTTTTCTTGTATCCTCCAAGAAAATCTCAAG GAAATCGGTGAGAATGTCCACATTTACCTGATTGGTAAAGAGGAGGCGCGGACTCACTCCCTGGCGGTGTCGCTTCACTGTGACGAGGACGATGCGATCAGCGTGAGCGGCCAGAACAGTTTATGCCATCAGATCACTGCAGCCTGTAAACACGGAGGGGACCTGTATGTGGTGGGGGGGTCCATTCCTCGCCGCATGTGGAAGTGCAACATGCACACCATGGACTGGGAGCGCTGCGCCCCACTGCCCAGAGACCGCCTCCATCATACCATGGTCTCTGTCTCTACTGAGGACGCTATCTACTCACTGGGAGGTAAGACACTGCAGGACACGCTCTCGAATGCTGTCATCTACTACACAGTGAAGGACAACATGTGGACCGAGACCAGCCAGCTGGACACGGCAGTGTCCGGTGCTGCTGGTGTTAACCTGGGAGGTACTATATACCTGCTTGGAGGGGAGGAGAATGACATGGACTTTTTTACTAAGCCATCTCGATTGATTCAGTGCTTTGACACCGCCTCCCAGAAGTGCACGATCAAACCATACATGCTGCCGTTCGCGGGCTGCATGCACGCCGCGGTCCACATGGACGTGATCTTCATTGTAGCCGAGGGAGACTCCCTGGTGTGCTACAACCCTCTGCTGGAGAGCTTCACCCGCCTGCGCTTCCCTGCGGTGTGGAGCTGCGTTCCTTCACTGTGGAAGATTGCCAGCTGTAATGGTTGCATATACGTCTTCAGGGACAAATGTAAGAAAGGTGACGCAAACACGTTAAAGTTTAACCCGGCCACATCTGTTGTCTCCGTTATCAGAGGTATAAAGATCCTCCTCACAAACTGGCAGTTCGTTTTGGCCTAA
- the LOC117732868 gene encoding protein FAM180B, protein MNIKIQLQICLWVILWLLFVLQDAAAGRSPTSEKTVSSFSDANLMFEFLLRGVAMDRDNNIVMLDEEMASMRQGRAFLSQINDNIPRSLSSMLHMATTLEGQKRGRPMTQNQFDTLVLSMVYSAQQARHQERKKERTAWSEVLHQLANYTVYELRGNYLFSYA, encoded by the exons atgaatataaaaatacaacttcAAATCTGCCTTTGGGTAATTTTATGGCTTTTGTTTGTTCTGCAAG ATGCGGCTGCAGGCAGAAGTCCAACTTCTGAAAAAACTGTCTCATCTTTCTCTGATGCAAACCTGATGTTTGAG TTCTTGCTGCGCGGAGTGGCGATGGACCGAGACAACAACATCGTCATGCTCGACGAGGAGATGGCATCGATGAGGCAAGGGCGGGCGTTTCTGTCTCAGATCAATGACAACATACCAAGAAGTCTGAGCTCCATGCTGCACATGGCGACCACATTGGAAGGTCAAAAGAGGGGACGGCCGATGACTCAGAATCAGTTTGACACTCTTGTTCTGAGCATGGTGTACTCGGCGCAGCAAGCCCGGcatcaggagagaaaaaaggaacgAACGGCCTGGAGTGAAGTGCTTCATCAGCTGGCAAACTACACAGTCTATGAACTACGTGGAAACTATCTCTTTAGTTATGCATGA
- the ddb2 gene encoding DNA damage-binding protein 2 isoform X1 has protein sequence MKTRQTKSAEGAESKAKLRKRTGESSPPDRKDGETSKEAPVKSAAVQKRGGYGSILHYIYRSTLGQSLHFQMRQCLQEPFVRSLSSYRFHGATSPFNRRITCLEWHPTHPTTLAMGSKGGDIYLWDFEAPAKKVFLQGNGAGDFIGGMTFCPTDLSQVYVASGEGTLTVQSFEGRTPTVLSRTQDCGHDHHNVCCWYCCVDVSVSRQMLVTGDNVGQLILLGLDGQKIFSAKLHKAKVTHAEFNSCCDWLLSTASVDHTVKLWDLRNIKDKKSFLHEMPHERAVNSAYFNPLDCSKLLTTDQYDQIRVYSSPDWSKPHHIIRHPHRQFQHLTPIKATWHPVYDLIVAGRYPDDRVCTGDQRTIDVFDANTAELVCQLQDPSATGIKSINKFNPMGDVIGSGMGVTVLVWNRDKSLNGDQPEAQEETSTSVDGLGGRQRSRPRSSRDRRAPAVDAKLKKKLASLEELETKTEYTKQKPTRMRKK, from the exons atgaaaacaagacAGACGAAGTCCGCAGAGGGAGCTGAATCAAAGGCTAAACTCAGGAAAAGAACCGGGGAAAGTTCACCACCGGACAGAAAAGATGGAGAAACATCCAAAGAAG CTCCTGTTAAGTCCGCAGCAGTTCAGAAGAGAGGAGGGTACGGGAGCATCCTGCACTACATTTACAGGAGCACTCTGGGTCAAAGTCTTCACTTCCagatgagacag TGTCTGCAGGAACCTTTCGTTCGGTCGCTGTCGTCCTATCGTTTCCACGGCGCTACCAGCCCCTTCAACCGGAGAATCACCTGTCTGGAGTGGCACCCCACTCATCCCACCACCCTGGCTATGGGCTCTAAGGGAGGTGACATCTATCTGTGGGATTTTGAGGCACCTGCAAAAAAAGTATTCCTTCAAGGG AACGGAGCAGGGGACTTTATCGGAGGGATGACATTTTGCCCAACGGACCTTTCCCAAGTCTATGTGGCTTCTGGTGAGGGCACGTTGACTGTGCAGAGCTTTGAGGGCCGCACGCCCACCGTCCTGTCCAGAACTCAAGACTGTGGCCACGATCACCACAATGTTTG TTGCTGGTACTGCTGTGTGGACGTGTCTGTAAGTCGACAGATGCTTGTGACAGGAGACAATGTGGGACAGCTTATCCTCCTGGGTTTGGATGGTCAAAAG ATTTTCAGTGCCAAGTTGCACAAAGCCAAAGTGACCCATGCCGAGTTCAACTCctgctgtgattggttgttgtCAACGGCCTCAGTGGACCACACAGTGAAACTTTGGGACCTGAGAAACATCAAAGACAAGAAGAGCTTCCTCCACGAGATGCCTCATGAGAGAGCTGTCAACTCGG CCTATTTCAACCCACTGGACTGCTCCAAGTTGCTCACCACGGATCAGTACGACCAGATCCGGGTCTACTCCTCTCCTGATTGGTCAAAACCTCATCATATCATCCGACATCCACATAGACAGTTCCAGCATCTCACACCCATcaag GCCACTTGGCACCCTGTCTATGACCTCATCGTGGCGGGCCGTTACCCGGATGACCGGGTTTGCACTGGAGATCAGAGGACCATCGACGTCTTTGATGCCAACACGGCTGAGCTTGTGTGTCAGCTGCAAGATCCCAGTGCTACAGGAATCAAATCT atcAACAAATTCAATCCAATGGGTGACGTGATTGGATCTGGAATGG GTGTGACGGTGCTGGTGTGGAATAGAGACAAGTCATTGAACGGTGATCAGCCCGAAGCGCAGGAGGAAACCTCAACCTCGGTGGATGGTTTAGGAGGCCGGCAGAGGAGTCGGCCGCGCTCCAGCAGGGACAGGAGAGCTCCTGCTGTGGATGCAAAGCTCAAGAAGAAACTGGCTTCTCTGGAAGAATTGGAGACCAAGACTGAGTACACCAAACAAAAACCAACGCGGATGAGGAAAAAGTAA
- the ddb2 gene encoding DNA damage-binding protein 2 isoform X2 gives MKTRQTKSAEGAESKAKLRKRTGESSPPDRKDGETSKEAPVKSAAVQKRGGYGSILHYIYRSTLGQSLHFQMRQCLQEPFVRSLSSYRFHGATSPFNRRITCLEWHPTHPTTLAMGSKGGDIYLWDFEAPAKKVFLQGMGVGDSVTDMKFNKLNHTQLFTTSMRGVTALRDFNGTTLTLFAYTDILNCWYCCVDVSVSRQMLVTGDNVGQLILLGLDGQKIFSAKLHKAKVTHAEFNSCCDWLLSTASVDHTVKLWDLRNIKDKKSFLHEMPHERAVNSAYFNPLDCSKLLTTDQYDQIRVYSSPDWSKPHHIIRHPHRQFQHLTPIKATWHPVYDLIVAGRYPDDRVCTGDQRTIDVFDANTAELVCQLQDPSATGIKSINKFNPMGDVIGSGMGVTVLVWNRDKSLNGDQPEAQEETSTSVDGLGGRQRSRPRSSRDRRAPAVDAKLKKKLASLEELETKTEYTKQKPTRMRKK, from the exons atgaaaacaagacAGACGAAGTCCGCAGAGGGAGCTGAATCAAAGGCTAAACTCAGGAAAAGAACCGGGGAAAGTTCACCACCGGACAGAAAAGATGGAGAAACATCCAAAGAAG CTCCTGTTAAGTCCGCAGCAGTTCAGAAGAGAGGAGGGTACGGGAGCATCCTGCACTACATTTACAGGAGCACTCTGGGTCAAAGTCTTCACTTCCagatgagacag TGTCTGCAGGAACCTTTCGTTCGGTCGCTGTCGTCCTATCGTTTCCACGGCGCTACCAGCCCCTTCAACCGGAGAATCACCTGTCTGGAGTGGCACCCCACTCATCCCACCACCCTGGCTATGGGCTCTAAGGGAGGTGACATCTATCTGTGGGATTTTGAGGCACCTGCAAAAAAAGTATTCCTTCAAGGG ATGGGAGTCGGAGACTCGGTTACAGACATGAAGTTTAACAAGTTAAATCACACTCAGCTGTTCACCACGTCTATGAGGGGTGTGACAGCACTTCGAGATTTCAATGGGACAACTTTAACACTGTTTGCCTACACAGACATTCTGAA TTGCTGGTACTGCTGTGTGGACGTGTCTGTAAGTCGACAGATGCTTGTGACAGGAGACAATGTGGGACAGCTTATCCTCCTGGGTTTGGATGGTCAAAAG ATTTTCAGTGCCAAGTTGCACAAAGCCAAAGTGACCCATGCCGAGTTCAACTCctgctgtgattggttgttgtCAACGGCCTCAGTGGACCACACAGTGAAACTTTGGGACCTGAGAAACATCAAAGACAAGAAGAGCTTCCTCCACGAGATGCCTCATGAGAGAGCTGTCAACTCGG CCTATTTCAACCCACTGGACTGCTCCAAGTTGCTCACCACGGATCAGTACGACCAGATCCGGGTCTACTCCTCTCCTGATTGGTCAAAACCTCATCATATCATCCGACATCCACATAGACAGTTCCAGCATCTCACACCCATcaag GCCACTTGGCACCCTGTCTATGACCTCATCGTGGCGGGCCGTTACCCGGATGACCGGGTTTGCACTGGAGATCAGAGGACCATCGACGTCTTTGATGCCAACACGGCTGAGCTTGTGTGTCAGCTGCAAGATCCCAGTGCTACAGGAATCAAATCT atcAACAAATTCAATCCAATGGGTGACGTGATTGGATCTGGAATGG GTGTGACGGTGCTGGTGTGGAATAGAGACAAGTCATTGAACGGTGATCAGCCCGAAGCGCAGGAGGAAACCTCAACCTCGGTGGATGGTTTAGGAGGCCGGCAGAGGAGTCGGCCGCGCTCCAGCAGGGACAGGAGAGCTCCTGCTGTGGATGCAAAGCTCAAGAAGAAACTGGCTTCTCTGGAAGAATTGGAGACCAAGACTGAGTACACCAAACAAAAACCAACGCGGATGAGGAAAAAGTAA